The following proteins come from a genomic window of Pyxidicoccus sp. MSG2:
- the tssA gene encoding type VI secretion system protein TssA yields MPPTLEELRERARPWVEPVPGTVPAGVQAKHEPAYEAITTEVAKLESPAAAGVRWDDVVQGAGDLLKGTTKDLWLASYMAYGLYATRGLDGAATGAAIITEVTERYWPDLFPELKRLRGRANAVGWFVERLGRMLPSVEQASVSAESLEALSVALKRLSQLSRERFADSAPAFGPLQDAISRLRAGLPPPAPAPAPQDSAQSDASTAQDSPANGASASDDSRSTTPVNGAGPTAASHAAANGAGPTAASRAATNGAASPPATAKTAAGSPATQAAPARNTVAPSTPVAVPALPALPASPDLSTAEAVTDFLRNVGTALLGAAGALRRASVADPLPYRLMRMGLWLHLARPPTAGANGRTPLQPLPDALRTKLETLENNQRWADLLDEAESALGQHRFALGLHRFSAAALTGLGESHAAAHAALVQELGAQLRRMPGVEELVAANGKPLTDDATRTWLRAQVILTSTSSATASAGPVASASPLALPPPSLPPEASAAGSSPALEDEARALLAEGRVHEAVTRLQGAIVAATTGRARFLSRLALARLCANAGQLPLARAVYDALDEEVSAHSLDTWEPALAAACLEGWLSTRAPGEKEGGRVAAKIRNRYRRLARLDSSAALRVGA; encoded by the coding sequence ATGCCGCCCACCCTCGAAGAGCTTCGTGAGCGTGCCCGCCCCTGGGTCGAGCCCGTGCCCGGCACCGTCCCCGCGGGGGTGCAGGCGAAGCACGAGCCGGCCTACGAGGCCATCACCACGGAGGTGGCGAAGCTGGAGTCCCCCGCCGCGGCCGGCGTGCGCTGGGACGACGTCGTCCAGGGCGCCGGGGACCTCCTGAAGGGCACCACCAAGGACCTCTGGCTGGCCTCGTACATGGCCTATGGCCTGTATGCCACGCGCGGCCTGGACGGCGCGGCCACCGGGGCCGCCATCATCACCGAGGTGACGGAGCGGTACTGGCCCGACCTCTTCCCCGAGCTGAAGCGGCTGCGCGGCCGGGCCAACGCCGTGGGCTGGTTCGTGGAGCGGCTGGGCCGCATGCTTCCCTCGGTGGAGCAGGCCAGCGTGAGCGCGGAGTCGCTGGAGGCGCTGTCCGTCGCGCTGAAGCGGCTGTCGCAGCTGTCCCGCGAGCGCTTCGCCGACTCGGCGCCCGCCTTCGGTCCGCTGCAGGACGCCATCTCCCGGCTGCGCGCGGGGCTGCCCCCGCCCGCGCCCGCGCCAGCCCCCCAGGACTCCGCGCAGTCGGACGCCTCGACGGCGCAGGACTCCCCGGCGAACGGCGCTTCCGCGAGTGACGACTCCAGGAGTACCACCCCGGTGAACGGCGCCGGCCCCACCGCCGCGAGCCACGCCGCGGCGAACGGCGCCGGCCCCACCGCCGCGAGCCGCGCCGCGACGAACGGCGCCGCCAGTCCCCCCGCCACCGCGAAGACCGCCGCCGGGAGTCCCGCGACGCAGGCCGCGCCCGCCCGGAACACCGTCGCGCCTTCCACGCCCGTGGCGGTGCCTGCCCTTCCGGCGCTGCCGGCCTCGCCGGACCTGTCCACCGCGGAGGCCGTCACGGACTTCCTGCGCAACGTGGGCACCGCGCTCCTGGGCGCCGCCGGGGCGCTGCGCCGCGCGAGCGTCGCGGACCCGCTGCCCTACCGGCTGATGCGCATGGGCCTGTGGCTGCACCTGGCCCGGCCCCCCACCGCCGGGGCCAATGGCCGCACCCCACTGCAGCCGCTGCCGGACGCGCTGCGCACCAAGCTGGAGACGCTGGAGAACAACCAGCGCTGGGCCGACCTGCTCGACGAGGCCGAGTCCGCGCTGGGCCAGCACCGCTTCGCGCTCGGCCTGCACCGCTTCAGCGCCGCCGCCCTCACCGGCCTGGGCGAGTCGCACGCGGCCGCCCACGCCGCGCTCGTCCAGGAGCTGGGCGCCCAGTTGCGTCGCATGCCCGGCGTCGAGGAGCTCGTCGCCGCCAACGGCAAACCCCTCACCGACGACGCCACCCGCACCTGGCTGCGCGCGCAGGTGATCCTCACGAGTACATCCTCCGCCACCGCTTCCGCGGGCCCCGTCGCCTCCGCCTCGCCGCTGGCCCTGCCGCCGCCGTCGCTTCCCCCCGAAGCGTCCGCTGCTGGAAGCAGCCCTGCCCTGGAGGATGAGGCTCGCGCGCTGCTGGCCGAGGGCCGCGTCCACGAAGCCGTAACCCGGTTGCAGGGCGCCATCGTCGCCGCCACCACCGGCCGTGCCCGGTTCCTGTCACGACTGGCATTGGCGCGGCTGTGCGCCAACGCGGGACAGCTCCCGCTCGCCCGCGCCGTCTACGACGCGCTCGACGAGGAGGTGTCTGCCCATTCTCTCGACACGTGGGAACCCGCCCTCGCGGCCGCGTGCCTCGAAGGCTGGTTGTCGACCCGCGCCCCTGGGGAAAAGGAGGGGGGACGGGTGGCAGCGAAGATTCGAAACCGGTATCGTCGTCTAGCGCGGTTGGATTCTTCTGCCGCGTTGCGCGTCGGCGCCTGA